The following DNA comes from Girardinichthys multiradiatus isolate DD_20200921_A chromosome 2, DD_fGirMul_XY1, whole genome shotgun sequence.
GTTTTAGGTCATTTAGgctattttttcatgtttctgatGTCTGTCagcccctgctgaagaaaaacaataccACAAAAAAATTATGGTGTCACCATAATGTTTTGTGGCAGTGTTTTCAGGTACATGTGCAATGAACTCAAATGGCATTTTGCATATAAGCCAGTAAGTTGGTCTCACCTTTCCAGGGAACCTTTGCCtgtatgttttctgtgtcatcTATACGGCTAACGCCACAGTGTAAACAGGACTTCTCATGGCTTTGGTGTAACAACAGCTAATTTTGCCACCCTTCTAAAAAAGCACGATATGTGGGGTGAAgactcaacagattctcccaccttagctgtggatctctgtggctcctccagaggtaccatgggcctcttggctgcttctttgattaatacTAAATAAACAAGCTGTCAGTCTAGCCATACAGtctgtgccatactctttccgtTTTTGAGTGATGGGTTGAACAGTCCAatgtgggatgtttaaagctagAGATATGGTTTTATAGCGTTACCTTGCTTAAAACCTCCCCACAGCTTAACCCCTGATTTATCTTCTGTGTTGTTCGGTCTTAATTATGgtaatttttcaaaaatgttctctaacaaacctccgaggccttcacagagaAGCTGAATTTGttctaagattaaattacacacaggtggactttatttataaatcaaGTGGCTTCTTAAAGTAAATCAAGGGAGTAAACTGGGCTTTTGGGTTGGCCATCACATATAATACAATGATGTTTGTAGTTGTATTGCAACAAGGAGTATAAAAGTTCAGGGGTTGTGGACGTATCTAACACATTTGGACTAGGGTTCTAAGTTCTGCAAGCAGTGCATTTCTGCAAATAATCTAAACTTGATTAGAATATTAAGATAATAACCAGTTTAACCTATTTAGAACCACCTATCCACACTGATCTATTTTTGTAATGTGACATGTAATGTGAGATCACACCCGGCAAACACCTTCTCTTTCACACACATGCTGGGGAAAGAACAGTCTCAAACCAAAAGGCAAATCTTAGTCTTTCTGCAGCCTACAATGACAACAAGtctttcagacaggttttaaTGCTTTGATCTTTCACTAAATCCAGGGGGAATGCCTAAGGAGGTCAACTACAGAATTTTTATTTTGGGCTCTGGGTGTTCTGATGTTCCTCAGCAACTGTTGTGAATCTGTGTGAGCGCATGTGGAACAACTGTCTACGTGTGGGGACTCTCCAGTACTTTCCATCTTAAACTCTTGCCTGGTGAGTTAACAGCTGTGTTTACTCCCATTTTTCAGCAAACTTCAAAACCAGAGATTTACTGTTACAGGACAAAGTGACAGGTATGATCATCTACAAGTAATTTCTTGATTTGAGACATTGATAACAAAACAAAGCTAACAGTGATGATAATTACCGGTAACACACTGatatagttatatatatataaatatacttaGATGGTacttatttgttttggtttgattttacaaaacattttttaaccattttgttTCCACAGAAAAGTGGTGATGACTCTCCAGTGGACAGCTGTGGCTTTCTTTTTGTATGCAGAGATGGTGGTCAACCTCATCCTTTGCATACCTTTTATATCTGCAAAGAGGTAcagtaacatgtttttttttttgtggttttttttacacaaaaccAACATGTTAAACTTAGTTGTAGTCCTGTGTAGCTGCCCTATTTCTGAACAGATCATATTTGACTGGTCTACATTTCAGTCGTAGTGAAAAGAAGGCAGCTGGTAAATCCCCAGCTGAGTGCATCCATGTTGTTGAAATAAATATGTCTAATGTCTACTATCAAAGTAACACTTATGGCATCTTTTTTGCAGATGGCATTTAGTTTTCAACTGGAGAATATGGAGCTGGTTATCTCCATACTGGAACAAGTTTTTCTTTGCAATGATCATGGCccttgttgttcttttttttggtAAGCACTCTGCTGGGAGAAAGTACCTTGAAAAAGTAGTCATGACCCTTTGAATTTTCTCATATTCCGTCATCTTATGACAACTTCATTGCATTTCATTAAGATATGTCTGATATgccaaaacaaagcagaacaaaacTGTAAAGCACTgtacagctgttctatgaaggcttcagaggttctGATGTTGGGGGACGGTGTGATAAATTGTGGGGGTTAACACAACCAACAAccaaacatttagacttattCACATGTGGTGTCGGCATACTTAAGTTTGACTACAAAATTGCAGCgataaataaaaatggtggaTACGTGTAATTGATCAGCTGGAAATCCATTACATCATTTAGCTGTTATGTGGCAAATACTGTGACGAAACAGttcaaaaaatgtaattgagagtagagaaaactgaacggactgaaaaatatgacccaaacagaatataaagatatctaacAGCACCTTGAGAGACATCCatacatttcttaattttaatgataaaaaacaGAAGTGATGGTCTTTGGTCCAAGTGGCTCTTGTAAATGTCCCTCTAttgatttcaattcaattcaattcaaattcaattcaaagatactttattgatccccgaggggaaattagaattccagtacaacccatccaaacatacatcatgacacaagacaagggggtacaggtcaccgaggctttgctgcccactcacaggcgctgcccttgctagatgagaaaagaggccacattaggtaagtagaggaaaaaaatcatatttcacactttatccttagcaggatacagtttgagattgcaaaaaacctcagaacaaagaagcaacaagttgacaaaacaacatcatgccgggaacggtgaaggtggtgtgagggggtgcatatgtttatcttgagcatgtgtgtgtgtgcaagtgattgtgtgcaagtaagtccatgaagcactgtcacagaggccattatCCTTGATGGtttgttggaatgttcatcaaccggccacaaagttctgagcaggtccacagatgtcctcagggaagggagggagcagagcgtcatgtttacataacttccaggagaagttgaagatagccagccatcaaagCCATGCAgcggagccagattcagaaaaacactaattatttgggttaggctgactcttaattttccgtcagccttgagagtctcgctggtgcttctcaaaggcgaatcaaaacagacaaattcctggtctttctgccagatccgagcgaacaactttctccaagatttatcccatttcacccgagtccaggaaccacaacctgcctgcgatcctaaggatcacatccagtcttggattcagctcacgtaacatctcagtctgagtgctgatcgccctgaagatcccatcacacatgccaggcagccttacaatggccagaacagctgctggcactccgaatttctcgatatgccaggtaaccgctgactccaaaaagcagaaatcctgatatcaaacatccaattatatacatatcttcaacatcctcgactgacattatcgacaaacacacaatcctccacttctgccaggagtccattgtgtatccagagaaaaacgtccagtccggacaagttgggctctccttcaccctgtcttctcctcgagaaaattttatcaattgcattgagtgaccagctgaccaaatccataactataAATTTGGAAGatttgcaaaaagaggctccaaagacaagacacagagctgaagcagggcagatatgggagggggtgggagacagagaaaaagcgtcctcctccaccgagagcagaaagaaatatAGCTCCTTAGCACTATATttaaagcaaacagtttctaatCTTGGTTTTAAAATGGACAGTGATTTTAAATTAGATTCCCTGGTTGGAGCAGTGGTCAAGTCCAGTTTTTATCTCTGGCAGCTGGCAAAGGTAAAGCCAATTCTCTCAAAGCAAAACCTTGAAACAGATGTTCATGCCCTAATTACATCACAGCTTGATTACTGTTATAGTCTTTACCTTGGACTAAGCCAGTCTTCCCTGAAACATCTCCAGTtggtccagaatgctgctgcaatgcttttaactggggttgGTAAAATGGATCCTGGCTTCTCTCCGCGAGCTACCTGTGCACTTTAGactacattttaaaatccttttatttgttttaaaatgttaacacaGTTTTGCCCCTTCTTACCTTTCTGAGCTGCTTCACTTATATAGGTCTAAACGGAAACTCAGAGGGGACAGAGCCTTTAGTGTTGCTGCTCCCACCTTATGGAATGATCTCCTACTGCACATTAGACATGTCCCCCTCATGGCccatttttaaaactcatttGAAAAGGCACTTTTATTCCTTGGCTTTTGACAGCCTGAGACTTCtttcttttattgcttttactTCTGTTTCTATTGCTTTGATCttactgttgttgtttttaactatgtcatttgacttttttttatgttttaaatgttaatttgatTTATCTGTGAGGCACTTTGTTGCAGCTGTGGTTGCTTTAAAGTGTGTTATAAAtaaagtagtagtagtagtagtagtaaattgcacttttctgcactcctacagtacaaaacaaaaactccaagtacaataaaggtttttaagggctaaaaaagtggattttgcatgatatgacCCCTTTAAACGTAGTTGTATCCATTAAGTAAAAATAACAAAGGGTAagccacaactgcaaacctaacaAGACATTGCCCTCATTTGCTcccatttaaagtaaaaaaaaaaacaaaaaacgtttcCCACAAACCATGTAGATGGGATAGCAAACTGGGAATAACACGCTCTGTTTAGAGAGATAATAGAGATTTTTTTACCTGcatgcaaaatgttatgtgtgGGAGAAAACGAACTCcaaatcaccctgaacacatcatccttgtagtcaaacatggtggtgggactggtttacagttggtgtgaagacagATGGAGCTAATTACAgagtaatcctggaagaaaacctattagagggCAGAGGCTCACCTGCCAGCTGGACAATAACCTAAACAGgatactttgtgttgctctatcacataaaacctcaATATCATACTTTAAAGTTTGaagttgtaatatgacaaaatctgaaaaagttcaaagggtatacttttgcaatgcattgCATGACTAAGAGATATCCGAATAACCTCATGCTCATTCTGTCATGTTTATTTTCGAACCCTGACCTCAGATGCCATCCGAGAAGTGCAGAAGTACTCAGGTCCTGAACCCATGCAAGATGCTCAGACCAACCCAAACCTGTATGACCACGTCCACATGAAGCTTTTCAGGGCCCAGAGAAACCTTTACATATGTGGTTTCTCTTTGTTTCTCTGGCTGTTAGTGAAATTCTTGCTCACTCTGAAGAAAAATCTGCACTCATGTATCCTTTACAGATACCATTCTGAGATCCTGTTTTATTTCATACTTTACATAACATAAagttattttgtctgtttttctgtcctgcagtgTCATGCGCCGGGTTGTCACTCTGCTAAACGAGATTGCAGTGGCTTCAGAAAACAATGCAGGTCTTCAGGCGCAGATGGATAATGCATTTAAAGCAGCTGAGAAGCACCAGGAGAACAGTCAGAGCCTACAAAAAGTGAGAATTAGAGTTTTATATCTTTCTGTACTGATATGAACCCTCAGGAATTCAAGTTTTTTAGACATTTCATTGTTTGACCAAGTCCTTTGCAGAAAGCCTTCATCATGTTCGATTAAGctgaaataatctttaatattgTGGATGATGATTTTCGCCAGAGGTGAGTAGAGTAGCCAAAATttgtactcaagtaagagtagcactgcttcaatacatttttcacttaaatagaagtttaagtttaatttaataGTTATAATCACAagttaaaaagtatttgttaaaaaggctACAAGTACTAAGAGACTGTCTGAATACAGGATCTAATTTAattagaaaacaataataatacataaaaatataaaagtacTTGCAAATTATTGtcttaaaaaaatggaaaaatgattaaaacataaCTATCATTTCAATATAATACATTCAGGCAGAAGAGACACATATttccaaataatattttaattaataatttgtaTAAACATTAAGCTTTTGTTGCTAATACTTATAGTAATTAATGTATATATGTTAGAacagtgtaaaataaaacaatgaaaactgtTTACTGTATTTTCACTTGACCTCCAAATTGCACAGCAGAAAAATTAAGCTTGTGTACAAACAGGAAgtctgactttaaatgttttctgcgTTTTCTGTGTTTAGTGCACTTTTGGTTAAaatatgggtttttttttatccaatgaAGTAACTAGAGGTTGGTGGAGTACCAGAGATTTTACTCAAGCAAAGTAATATTATATTactcaagtaaaaataaaataaaaagtagggTGCAGTAAAACTACTCATGGAAGTGCAGTTTATTCAAAACGTTACTGTATGTAGTTATTTGCAACTAGTTACTATCAACCTCTGTGTTTCTAAGATCTttaaaacatgcaatattttttaGTGCTGTGTTCAAGAAACTCTAAATCCTGTGAAAACATATCAAAGTTTTTCATAAGGTGAATGGTCTTTTGCTAGTTATGAGCTCAGTAGAAATTCAAAATTAATGCATTCTTGGGTTCCttctaattaaaatattaatgtcaAGCTAACTTTTCTTTAAGTTCCTATTGTGGTTGGGTGTTCCCTgcctgatgacatcacaagaggcaacGAGAGGCTGCCTAATGCTGAGTC
Coding sequences within:
- the bcap29 gene encoding B-cell receptor-associated protein 29 isoform X2 — protein: MTLQWTAVAFFLYAEMVVNLILCIPFISAKRWHLVFNWRIWSWLSPYWNKFFFAMIMALVVLFFDAIREVQKYSGPEPMQDAQTNPNLVMRRVVTLLNEIAVASENNAGLQAQMDNAFKAAEKHQENSQSLQKALLEREQSMSITENQLKMVIEKLQSQLNITKEAVRRSNAEVEAIRRQAKGLAQEYDRLLREHSLIQNLQSAEDKKDK
- the bcap29 gene encoding B-cell receptor-associated protein 29 isoform X1; protein product: MTLQWTAVAFFLYAEMVVNLILCIPFISAKRWHLVFNWRIWSWLSPYWNKFFFAMIMALVVLFFDAIREVQKYSGPEPMQDAQTNPNLYDHVHMKLFRAQRNLYICGFSLFLWLVMRRVVTLLNEIAVASENNAGLQAQMDNAFKAAEKHQENSQSLQKALLEREQSMSITENQLKMVIEKLQSQLNITKEAVRRSNAEVEAIRRQAKGLAQEYDRLLREHSLIQNLQSAEDKKDK